The following is a genomic window from Candidatus Palauibacter scopulicola.
CTGTGACCCCTTTCGAGGCCGGATGTTCGACAAGGTCCTGATCGCGAACCGCGGCGAGATCGCGGTTCGGGTCATCCGCGCGTGCCACGAGGAGGGCCTGGGAACGGTCGCCGTCTACTCCGACGCGGACCGCCAGGCTCCCCACGTGCTTCTTGCAGGCGAGGCGGTCCGGATCGGCGGGGCCGCCGCCGTGGAGAGCTACCTTTCGATCGACCGCCTCGTCGCCGCCGCGGAGGAGACGGGGGCGGGCGCGGTCCACCCGGGGTACGGCTTTCTGGCCGAGAACGCCGACTTCGCGCGTGCCGTCGAGGCCGCCGGGCTCGTCCATGTCGGACCTCCCGCCGAGGCGATCGAAATCATGGGGGACAAGACGCGGGCCCGGGCGCGGATGGTCGAGGCCGGAGTCCCCGTCATCCCGGGCAGCGACCCACTCGCTTCGGCGCGGGACGCCGTCCGCGAGGCGGGCAGGATCGGATTTCCCGTCCTGCTGAAGGCGGCGGCGGGAGGGGGCGGCAAGGGCATGCACGTCGTCTCGGACGCGGAGGAGATCGCCGGGGCGTTCGGGCGTGCGACGCGGGAAGCGCGGGCCGCCTTCGGTGACGGACGGGTGTTCGCGGAGCGCTTCCTGCGTGCCCCCCGGCACATCGAGATCCAGGTGCTCGCCGACGACGAGCGGACAGTGGACTTCGGCGAGCGGGAGTGTTCGATCCAGCGGCGGCACCAGAAACTGATCGAGGAGGCGCCGTCCACGGCGATCGGCGACGCCCTCCGGCGCCGGATGGCGGAGGTCGCCGTCCGGGCGGCCGAGGCGGTCGGCTACCGAAGCGCCGGTACGGTCGAGTTCCTGGTCGAGGGAAGGGAGTTCTTCTTCCTCGAGATGAACACCCGGATTCAGGTCGAGCACCCCGTGACGGAGCTGGTCACCGGCGTGGACCTCGTCCGGCAGCAACTGCGCGTCGCCCGAGGGCTTCCGCTGCTCGGAGGCGGAGCGCCGCCCGCGGCGCGCGGACACGCGATCGAATGCCGGATCAACGCGGAGGATCCCACCGCAGGTTTCGTCCCGTCGACCGGGCGGATCGACCGGCTCGAAGTCCCGACGGGGCCGGGCGTGCGCTGGGACGGCGGGATCCGCAACGGGTCGGAGGTCGGCCCGCACTACGACTCGCTGCTCGGCAAGCTCGTCGTCCACGCCTCGGATCGGGAGGCGGCGATCCGGCGCATGCGGTCCGCGCTCGAGGGGCTCGTCATCGGCGGCGTCGAGACGACTGTCCCGTGGCACCTCGCCGTGATGGACGAACCCGACTACCGGATGAACGACCTCTCCATCCGATACGTGGAAGAACACCCCGGACTCGGTGAGACCGCGGATCCCGAACTGCGCGATGTGGCGATGGCGGCCGCCGTGCTCCTCACGGATCGCGAGCGGCCACGGGTCGTTTCCGGCGGTGCGCGGCGCCCCCGCGGCGAAGGGAACGGGCTGTCGGCCTGGGTGCGGGCGGGTCGGGAGTGGTGAAGCGATTGTGAAGTACTACGTCGAGGTGGGCGGCGGGAACTTCGAGGTCGAACGGCTGGCCTCCGGACTGCGCCTCAACGGCGCGAAACGGGAAGCCGGGTTCGAGTGGCTGGCGAACGGCGAGGTCCAGCTCACCCTGGACGGCGCGAACCATCGCGTGTTCGCGCGCCGGACTCCCGGGGGCTGGCGGCTGACCGTGCGCGGCCGGACGTTCGACGTCAAGGTGGAGGATGAACGCACCCGGGCCCTCCGTGCGCTGGCCGACCGGAGCGCGGGGGGGCGGGGACCGCGGGAGTTGCGCGCTCCGATGCCCGGGCTCGTCACGCGCGTCGTCGCGGAAGCCGGGCAGCGCGTGGACGCGGGCGATGGGCTGGTCGTGATCGAAGCCATGAAGATGGAGAACGAACTGCGGGCCCGGGAACCGGGAACCGTGGCCGGGATCGCGGTTCGCCCCGGCGATGTCGTGGAGCGCGACCAGGTGCTCGTGACGCTCGAAGCGGAGACGTCATGAGCGAGCGGCGTCGGGTCTTTTCCACGACGAGCGGCATCGAGGTCGATCCCGTCTACCGCGCGGGCGATGCGAGCCGGGATTCGGCGCCGCCCGGCGAGTTCCCCTACACGCGCGGCGTATACCCCACCATGTACCGGGGGCGGTTGTGGACGATGCGCCAATACGCCGGCTTCGGGACGGCCGCGTCGACGAACGCGCGTTTCCGTTACCTGCTCGACTCCGGGCAGACAGGTCTTTCCGTCGCCTTCGACCTTCCGACCCAGATGGGGTACGACTCCGACGACGCCAGGGTGCGAGGGGAAGTCGGACGGGTCGGCGTGGCGATCGATTCGATCGAGGACATGCACCGCCTGTTCGAGGGGATCCCGCTCGAGCGCGTATCGACGGCCATGACGATCAACGCCACCGCCCCGGTGCTGCTCGCCATGTACGCGGGGGTGGCCCGGGAACGGGGAGTCGACCCGGCGGTCCTCCGGGGCACGGTCCAGAACGACGTGCTGAAGGAGTTCATCGCGCGGGGGACGTACATCTACCCGGTGGAGCCCAGCGTTCGGTACGTGACGGACGTGTTCGACTTCTGCGCCCGCGAGATGCCGCGCTGGCGTTCGATCTCCATCAGCGGGTACCACATCCGCGAGGCCGGCGCGACGGCGGCCCAGGAGCTG
Proteins encoded in this region:
- a CDS encoding acetyl-CoA carboxylase biotin carboxyl carrier protein subunit yields the protein MKYYVEVGGGNFEVERLASGLRLNGAKREAGFEWLANGEVQLTLDGANHRVFARRTPGGWRLTVRGRTFDVKVEDERTRALRALADRSAGGRGPRELRAPMPGLVTRVVAEAGQRVDAGDGLVVIEAMKMENELRAREPGTVAGIAVRPGDVVERDQVLVTLEAETS
- a CDS encoding acetyl-CoA carboxylase biotin carboxylase subunit — protein: MFDKVLIANRGEIAVRVIRACHEEGLGTVAVYSDADRQAPHVLLAGEAVRIGGAAAVESYLSIDRLVAAAEETGAGAVHPGYGFLAENADFARAVEAAGLVHVGPPAEAIEIMGDKTRARARMVEAGVPVIPGSDPLASARDAVREAGRIGFPVLLKAAAGGGGKGMHVVSDAEEIAGAFGRATREARAAFGDGRVFAERFLRAPRHIEIQVLADDERTVDFGERECSIQRRHQKLIEEAPSTAIGDALRRRMAEVAVRAAEAVGYRSAGTVEFLVEGREFFFLEMNTRIQVEHPVTELVTGVDLVRQQLRVARGLPLLGGGAPPAARGHAIECRINAEDPTAGFVPSTGRIDRLEVPTGPGVRWDGGIRNGSEVGPHYDSLLGKLVVHASDREAAIRRMRSALEGLVIGGVETTVPWHLAVMDEPDYRMNDLSIRYVEEHPGLGETADPELRDVAMAAAVLLTDRERPRVVSGGARRPRGEGNGLSAWVRAGREW